The following DNA comes from Methylophilus sp. 5.
AACGCACGACCTGGGAAACGGTCTTGCATTTTTGAGAATGTCGTTGTAGTGATACCGCCTGGGTAACCGGAGTGACGGTGATACAGCTTGCCACCCGCCTTGTTACCTGTGACTTTAATCTTGTCTGCATTGACTACAACAATGTAATCACCGGTGTCTACGTGTGGTGTGTAAATAGCTTTATGCTTACCACGCAGACGATGGGCGATTGCGCTGGCCAGACGGCCTAATACCAAGTCGGTGGCGTCAATCACGAACCAGTCACGTTGTACTTCATGCGATTTTGCTGAAAAAGTTTTCATTTTATAACTACCAAGTTATAGCGTATAAATTAAGAGGGCGGATTATATGCCAGCATGAGAAAGCTTGTCAACGAAATATTCTAAAATAATCGGAACCAGCTTGATGGATAATGTTGCTGACGGAGGCAACCAGTTTTGTGGCTTTTTTGCCATCAATTTTGCAAATTACCCGACATAAAACGTGCTTTTATCACAAATGATCCTTGTTTTTTTAAGGATAATTGCAATCGGATGCTATATTAGCTCAAGTTTCGACTTTCCGCATCTATTTACTCTTGCCCTGACGACTTTAACTAAACATCAGCCACGCGACTAAAAATAATTTTTGATGCTTTTAGGCCTATACAAGGTTAAACAACAACGCTCTCACGCCGCCACCGGCCTGCTATGGCTGTGTGCTTTGTGCTTGTTTGCCTACCTGCCCGTTATCAACGCGGCCGAATTCAGAGCGCTGAGCATTGAATCCGCGCCAGGCCAGCCACTCATGGCCCAGTTGCCGCTAAAACACGTGCAGGCAAACACCGATATTAGCTGCTTCAGCCTGAGTCAATCACCAGGCTCAAGCGCTGTGCATCTGGAGTACACCACGCTGGGCAGCCAGCAGGGCGTGCTGATGCTATGGTCAGACAGTGCCATTACCACCCCTCTGACACTGACTTTGCTCGACCACTGCCAGCATACACAGCAGACGGCGACCATTCAGCCTGACAATACCGTATCCATCAGCATTACAGCCGCATCGCCCGCCAGCAAGCCCACACCAGAGCCTGTTGTGACGCAACCAGCCGCTGTTGAAGCACTGCCAGTCGCGCCACCAGAGATTCCTGTAGAGGCTTACACCGCGCTGCAAACACAAATTGATGGCTTGCAGCAAAACTTCAAACAGCTGCAAACAAAGTCTGATGTGCTTTATGCCAGTAATCTGGCACAGGCCGACATACTGGCCACCCTGAAAACCCAACTCACACAGCTGCAAAACGAAAATCATTTATTGCGGACACTGGTGATTGCCCTCGGCCTTGCGCTGATTGCCAGCGGCTTTTTCTTTGCAGACTGGCTGCGCCGTCACGCCGCCGTGCCCAAAGTGATGAAGCCACGCCGTTCATCCCGGCAAAATGAAACGACAGCCACACCACC
Coding sequences within:
- the rplM gene encoding 50S ribosomal protein L13, whose translation is MKTFSAKSHEVQRDWFVIDATDLVLGRLASAIAHRLRGKHKAIYTPHVDTGDYIVVVNADKIKVTGNKAGGKLYHRHSGYPGGITTTTFSKMQDRFPGRALEKAVKGMLPKGPLGYAMIKKMKVYAGDKHEHIAQQPQPLTI